From a region of the Nitrospira sp. genome:
- a CDS encoding phosphopentomutase — protein MINRVILLVIDGFGIGALPDAGAYGDDQADTIRHLADAVGGLSLPNLESLGLGHVAPIKGVRSMAQPSGCFGRLGFSSRGKDSVVGHWELSGVIVNDETTVCRSGIPAAMMAVIERIVGRKTIGNTIASMATALREYGPSHVTTKSPIIWTDGDNTCFLAVHETMMSTADLQQRCREIRKALKDAGVRIRVVAQPVTGEPGALQASKGRRDFVSEPSGLTMLDVLNRSGQITMGIGKAYDLFSGRGFTKSFAVYSPMAAFDEVIGMLNKVPRGLLYATLDLFPEELTRASTALEAFDRRLPDLFEKLRVGDLVIVTGDHGRDLSLPGKMPTREYVPVFVTSPKLAQGVDLGSRQTAADVAQTVVEALRAERLPVGDSFLDALRPG, from the coding sequence ATGATCAATCGGGTCATTCTTCTCGTCATTGATGGGTTCGGCATAGGCGCATTGCCGGATGCGGGGGCTTACGGCGATGACCAGGCCGATACCATCCGCCATTTGGCCGATGCGGTCGGTGGACTGAGTCTGCCCAATCTTGAGTCGCTTGGTCTTGGACATGTTGCGCCTATTAAAGGGGTGCGCTCCATGGCGCAACCAAGCGGCTGTTTTGGCCGCCTCGGTTTTTCATCGAGGGGGAAAGACTCTGTGGTAGGGCACTGGGAGCTCAGCGGGGTCATTGTGAACGATGAGACGACCGTCTGTCGATCGGGTATTCCGGCCGCGATGATGGCAGTGATCGAGAGGATCGTGGGTCGAAAGACGATCGGGAACACCATCGCGTCCATGGCTACCGCGTTACGGGAATATGGCCCGTCGCACGTCACCACAAAATCTCCAATCATATGGACCGATGGGGATAATACGTGCTTTCTGGCGGTTCATGAAACGATGATGTCCACAGCCGACTTACAGCAGCGCTGCCGCGAGATTCGGAAGGCGCTGAAAGATGCCGGAGTGCGGATTCGTGTCGTTGCGCAACCGGTGACAGGTGAGCCCGGCGCGCTTCAGGCTTCCAAGGGCCGGAGAGATTTTGTGTCGGAACCATCGGGTTTGACGATGTTGGACGTCCTGAATCGATCAGGCCAGATTACGATGGGGATTGGGAAAGCCTACGACCTGTTCAGCGGTCGTGGATTTACGAAATCGTTCGCGGTCTATTCCCCCATGGCGGCTTTCGATGAAGTAATCGGCATGTTGAACAAGGTGCCGCGAGGTCTTCTCTATGCGACGCTCGATCTGTTTCCTGAGGAGCTGACGCGGGCTTCAACGGCATTGGAAGCGTTCGATCGCCGGTTGCCTGATCTCTTCGAGAAGTTGCGCGTCGGAGACTTGGTGATCGTGACCGGTGATCATGGGCGTGATCTTTCACTCCCGGGGAAGATGCCGACTCGAGAATATGTGCCCGTGTTCGTGACCAGCCCTAAACTGGCGCAAGGCGTAGACTTAGGAAGTAGACAGACGGCCGCGGATGTGGCGCAGACGGTGGTCGAGGCGCTTCGAGCCGAACGGTTGCCTGTAGGTGACAGTTTTTTGGATGCCCTTAGGCCGGGATAG
- a CDS encoding RidA family protein, with protein MSSEQRLKQLGLELPAPPKPVANYVPVVKSGNLLFLSGVLPSRDGQLMMTGKLGEGLTVEQGMEAAKAAVLNGLSIIRSVTGSLDQVTQIVKMVGYIASAPGFADQPQVLNGASDLLVSVFGDAGRHARVAVGAAELPRHAPVEIELVVQVAS; from the coding sequence ATGTCCTCTGAGCAACGATTAAAGCAGTTAGGTCTGGAGCTGCCGGCTCCGCCGAAACCTGTGGCGAACTATGTGCCGGTGGTCAAGAGCGGTAACCTGTTGTTTCTCTCCGGGGTACTGCCCTCGCGCGACGGCCAGCTCATGATGACCGGCAAGCTTGGGGAAGGCCTCACGGTCGAGCAGGGGATGGAGGCGGCGAAAGCGGCGGTGTTGAACGGCTTAAGCATTATTCGAAGCGTGACCGGATCACTGGATCAGGTCACACAGATCGTCAAGATGGTCGGCTATATCGCCTCTGCTCCTGGTTTTGCCGATCAGCCTCAAGTACTCAACGGCGCGTCGGACCTACTTGTATCGGTGTTCGGGGACGCAGGCCGTCACGCGCGCGTCGCCGTCGGTGCCGCGGAATTGCCGCGACATGCTCCGGTTGAGATCGAATTGGTCGTCCAAGTCGCTTCCTAA
- a CDS encoding alpha/beta hydrolase — protein MRGLNGGWFRIMVFGSLLATSACTQAAFTAANLPTHLAEMTVEHDLAYGSEPLQKLDLYLPTDTNGKQFDVIVFLYGGRWTYGTKEDYRFIGATFAARGFLVVIPDYRKYPHVRFPAFVQDSAKALSWVYDHIAEWQGNPARIHLMGHSAGAHIGALVAAAPSYLADEGKDRSLIIHDFIGLAGPYAFTPDEPDLEDMFGPPNNYPSMQVTTFIDGTQPPMLLLYGDKDTAVKPTNLEKLEQRIRERGGCVRSIIYPGVDHTDLLGALTWWNPQQVSVMDDIEKFFVSCRRTATE, from the coding sequence ATGAGAGGCTTGAACGGCGGGTGGTTTCGAATCATGGTTTTTGGCTCACTCCTGGCGACCTCGGCCTGCACACAAGCGGCCTTCACCGCCGCCAATCTTCCCACCCACTTAGCCGAGATGACTGTTGAGCATGATCTGGCATATGGCTCTGAGCCTTTGCAGAAACTCGATCTGTATCTGCCTACCGATACCAATGGGAAGCAATTCGATGTGATCGTGTTCCTCTACGGTGGACGTTGGACATATGGGACGAAGGAGGATTATCGGTTCATCGGGGCGACATTTGCCGCCAGAGGATTCCTGGTCGTCATTCCCGACTACAGAAAGTATCCCCACGTGCGTTTTCCAGCGTTCGTCCAAGACAGCGCCAAGGCTCTCTCCTGGGTTTACGACCATATCGCCGAGTGGCAAGGCAACCCTGCACGGATTCATCTGATGGGGCATTCCGCCGGAGCTCATATCGGCGCGTTGGTCGCGGCCGCTCCCTCTTACTTGGCCGACGAAGGGAAAGATCGCTCCCTTATCATTCATGATTTTATCGGTCTGGCAGGCCCCTATGCCTTTACGCCGGATGAGCCGGACCTGGAAGATATGTTCGGCCCGCCGAACAACTACCCAAGCATGCAGGTCACCACTTTCATTGACGGAACACAACCGCCGATGCTGCTGTTATACGGCGACAAAGATACGGCGGTGAAACCCACCAATCTTGAAAAACTTGAGCAACGCATCAGAGAACGAGGCGGTTGCGTACGATCAATCATCTACCCTGGCGTCGATCACACGGACCTGCTCGGAGCATTGACATGGTGGAACCCACAGCAAGTGTCGGTCATGGACGACATCGAGAAGTTCTTCGTGTCATGTCGCCGGACAGCAACAGAGTGA
- a CDS encoding IPT/TIG domain-containing protein, whose translation MRNRYTTMLFVWFSLLTLEGTAVSAAAGKASIELSSQSATLGATVTLSGKFGNFKSTQFNKVTFNGVPSLVQRWEPDLIEVKVPFKATTGPVEVLIGKKKLPAGLMTIVAPRIEAVTPGEVERGATLLITGHHFGLSAGARDPNTMFGVNDVTVGGVVVRPRRWKDDKIELEIPTNAVSGEVAVRLASSDPLPDGSCCAPVEYLVSNAVPLTLIPSVRVDPVAGPVGTKVVLFGHGFGNAKTSNDAVLIGGQPATIAQWKEDVIVLHVPIGAKSGPLTLKQGGRERVLAQFTVHVPRTTSISPASAPIGTLLRINGEHFGFYSESGSTPYNFMDFNTGENRVEIGGVPAVIYRWNDDRIDVWVPYSAKSGKVVIYRSANKPNAEGLCCAERGTVEIEAGEFSLVTPVIESYDPKAAGLDATVTIKGSGFGTFLKTAEHADLGLNQKAYKRRSDIEINEPDENTTVVSNVSRTEVLFNGTAAVVQSWTDQEIVVKVPHRNLYGIGKKGEFFDNLATGPLVVRRGSWDVLSDGTCCSPKKWLTLEAGEFTIEAKGLPDTGYWDNNRPDASTNQ comes from the coding sequence ATGCGAAACAGATACACGACGATGCTTTTTGTCTGGTTCTCGCTCCTAACATTGGAAGGAACCGCAGTATCGGCTGCCGCCGGCAAGGCCTCGATAGAATTGTCCTCCCAGTCAGCCACGCTCGGCGCAACAGTGACTCTCAGTGGAAAATTTGGAAATTTCAAATCCACCCAATTCAACAAAGTGACGTTTAATGGGGTGCCTTCGCTGGTACAGCGATGGGAACCGGACCTCATCGAGGTGAAGGTCCCATTCAAAGCGACCACAGGTCCTGTGGAAGTGCTGATAGGAAAGAAAAAGTTGCCGGCCGGACTGATGACCATTGTTGCTCCTCGGATTGAAGCCGTTACACCCGGGGAAGTCGAGCGTGGTGCCACACTTCTGATCACCGGTCACCATTTCGGCCTTTCGGCCGGCGCACGCGATCCCAACACGATGTTCGGCGTGAATGACGTCACAGTCGGCGGGGTCGTGGTACGGCCGCGCCGATGGAAAGACGACAAGATCGAGCTTGAAATTCCGACGAACGCCGTAAGCGGAGAGGTGGCCGTTCGGCTGGCCTCGTCTGATCCGCTGCCTGACGGGTCGTGTTGCGCGCCGGTCGAGTATCTCGTGAGCAACGCTGTCCCCCTGACGCTGATCCCATCCGTACGAGTGGATCCGGTCGCCGGGCCTGTCGGGACGAAAGTCGTGTTGTTCGGCCACGGATTCGGGAATGCAAAAACGTCGAATGATGCCGTGCTGATCGGTGGGCAGCCGGCGACGATCGCTCAGTGGAAAGAGGACGTCATCGTTCTCCATGTGCCGATCGGCGCCAAATCCGGTCCGCTGACTCTCAAGCAAGGTGGACGAGAGCGGGTGCTCGCACAATTTACCGTCCATGTTCCCCGAACCACCTCTATAAGTCCGGCGAGCGCTCCCATCGGGACGTTGCTGCGCATCAATGGCGAGCACTTTGGGTTTTACTCCGAGAGCGGGTCGACGCCGTACAACTTCATGGATTTCAATACCGGTGAGAATCGAGTCGAAATCGGCGGTGTGCCGGCGGTCATCTATCGCTGGAACGACGACCGTATCGATGTCTGGGTCCCGTACAGCGCAAAGAGCGGCAAGGTCGTCATTTACCGCAGCGCCAACAAGCCGAATGCGGAGGGTCTCTGTTGCGCCGAACGGGGAACCGTGGAGATCGAGGCCGGGGAGTTCAGCCTCGTCACGCCGGTCATCGAGTCGTATGATCCGAAGGCAGCCGGGTTGGATGCTACCGTAACGATAAAGGGAAGCGGGTTCGGGACCTTTCTGAAGACAGCAGAACATGCCGATCTGGGGCTCAACCAGAAGGCCTATAAGCGGCGATCCGACATAGAAATCAACGAGCCTGATGAGAATACCACGGTTGTATCGAACGTCTCACGGACTGAAGTCCTGTTCAATGGCACAGCGGCGGTGGTGCAGTCCTGGACCGATCAAGAAATCGTGGTTAAGGTTCCGCATCGCAATCTTTACGGAATCGGAAAGAAGGGTGAGTTTTTTGATAACCTGGCGACCGGTCCGCTGGTCGTTCGCCGGGGGTCGTGGGACGTGCTTTCCGACGGGACCTGCTGCTCGCCGAAGAAATGGCTGACGCTCGAGGCCGGCGAATTCACGATCGAAGCGAAGGGCCTTCCTGACACAGGCTACTGGGATAACAACAGACCCGATGCGAGCACCAATCAATAA